The Terracoccus luteus genome includes a region encoding these proteins:
- a CDS encoding sulfotransferase family protein — MSPLAPPSRRRAAWLKGEQRLRETVRSARASVRARRHGPGSMPDFLVIGGMRCGTTSLYSYLAQHPDVEPAIGKELQYFTVFHDRGERWYRGHFPPATPGRHTFEASPYYLYHPLAPQRIAAAMPEGRFVALLRDPAARAVSHYRHSVERGVEPLSFADALAAEDERLAPYLGHDVTSREAHAALRSFSYASRGLYADQLERWFEHVPREQVLVLKSEEMYADPAPVYDRVLDFLGLAPHTPDRFGVFSRPKPRIDAPADSTLAELERRFGPHNDRLANLLGWSSSWPAELSTPTSTSNPG; from the coding sequence GTGAGCCCGCTCGCCCCGCCCTCCCGTCGCCGCGCCGCCTGGCTCAAGGGCGAGCAGCGGCTGCGCGAGACGGTGCGCAGCGCCCGCGCGAGCGTGCGGGCCCGTCGCCACGGCCCCGGGTCGATGCCCGACTTCCTCGTCATCGGCGGCATGCGCTGCGGGACGACGTCGCTCTACAGCTATCTCGCGCAGCACCCCGACGTCGAGCCCGCCATCGGCAAGGAGCTGCAGTACTTCACGGTCTTCCACGACCGCGGGGAGCGCTGGTACCGGGGGCACTTCCCCCCGGCCACGCCCGGCCGTCATACGTTCGAGGCCAGCCCGTACTACCTCTACCACCCGCTCGCGCCGCAGCGCATCGCCGCCGCCATGCCCGAGGGGCGGTTCGTCGCGCTGCTGCGCGACCCGGCCGCCCGGGCCGTCTCGCACTACCGGCACTCCGTCGAGCGGGGCGTGGAGCCGCTGTCGTTCGCCGACGCCCTCGCCGCCGAGGACGAGCGCCTCGCCCCCTACCTCGGTCACGACGTGACGAGCCGCGAGGCCCACGCCGCCCTGCGCTCGTTCTCGTACGCCTCGCGCGGCCTGTACGCCGACCAGCTCGAGCGCTGGTTCGAGCACGTGCCCCGCGAGCAGGTCCTCGTGCTCAAGAGCGAGGAGATGTACGCCGACCCCGCCCCGGTCTACGACCGCGTCCTCGACTTCCTCGGGCTGGCGCCGCACACGCCCGATCGGTTCGGCGTCTTCAGCCGCCCCAAGCCGCGCATCGACGCCCCGGCCGACAGCACGCTCGCCGAGCTCGAGCGCCGGTTCGGGCCGCACAACGACCGGCTCGCGAACCTGCTCGGGTGGTCGAGCAGCTGGCCCGCCGAGCTGAGCACCCCCACCTCGACGTCGAACCCGGGCTGA
- a CDS encoding sulfotransferase family protein, with product MSAGAPSGGAPSAEALPQPPAGGRDHHELVFIGGLHRSGTTPLARSLARHPEIAGLEGTGVPEDEGQHLQPVYPKAKVYGGSGRFARDPRSHLTEHSPLLAPDTAHRLRSAWDPYWDTSRRVLLEKSPPNLVMGRFLQAAFPGSALIVVVRHPVVVALSNKKWRSLLSRDLTRQTTLSTLVDNWVRAHETLRADAPHLRRLHVLCYEDLVREPERELERIQRFLGLVEPIPADGIRPDRSSRYEQAWRDYENPLRPGGVQRRLISRRYGGQIARFGYDVDDLEVCDASQLLAPA from the coding sequence GTGAGCGCCGGCGCCCCCTCGGGTGGGGCCCCGTCGGCCGAGGCGCTGCCCCAGCCACCGGCCGGCGGGCGCGACCACCACGAGCTCGTCTTCATCGGTGGGCTGCACCGCAGCGGCACGACGCCGCTCGCCCGCAGCCTCGCCCGGCATCCGGAGATCGCCGGTCTCGAGGGCACGGGCGTGCCCGAGGACGAGGGGCAGCACCTGCAGCCGGTGTACCCCAAGGCCAAGGTCTACGGCGGGTCCGGGCGCTTCGCCCGCGACCCCCGCTCGCACCTCACCGAGCACTCGCCGCTGCTCGCGCCCGACACCGCCCACCGCCTGCGCTCCGCGTGGGACCCGTACTGGGACACGAGCCGGCGGGTGCTGCTCGAGAAGTCGCCGCCGAACCTCGTCATGGGCCGGTTCCTGCAGGCCGCCTTCCCGGGCTCGGCCCTCATCGTCGTCGTGCGCCACCCGGTCGTCGTCGCCCTGTCGAACAAGAAGTGGCGCAGCCTGCTCAGCCGCGACCTCACCCGCCAGACGACGCTCTCCACCCTCGTCGACAACTGGGTCCGCGCCCACGAGACGCTGCGCGCCGACGCGCCGCACCTGCGGCGCCTGCACGTGCTCTGCTACGAGGACCTCGTCCGTGAGCCCGAGCGCGAGCTGGAGCGCATCCAGCGCTTCCTCGGCCTCGTCGAGCCGATCCCCGCCGACGGCATCCGGCCGGACCGCAGCTCGCGCTATGAGCAGGCGTGGCGCGACTACGAGAACCCCCTGCGACCGGGGGGCGTCCAGCGGCGTCTCATCAGCCGCAGGTACGGTGGACAGATCGCCCGATTCGGATACGACGTCGACGACCTGGAGGTGTGCGATGCGTCCCAGCTGCTCGCACCCGCCTGA
- a CDS encoding sulfotransferase translates to MSRVSTTTERVRYTAGRVARHVHWARTEGVRRLVEEDQLNPVTRARTAWAKHQWRSAHGVRRGDAVPVYVVGLQRSGTNMLLRGLDEAPEVEVRGENDRTVFERFRLRGDHVLQRTVARSRHRIVLVKPLCDSQRVDELLELPGTRPGRAVWQWRDAHDRARSEVSKFGTSNLEALRAIAEGRDEGMWQAQRLPQRSRDLVRSFDTASMTADTAAVLFWCVRNELFFDLGLDTRDDVLLMSYDDLVRDPEGQMRSLCRFLDFPYRASLHAHIDARQSHGRSPLEIDPAVDALADALTARLVAATAASRPVSEGAA, encoded by the coding sequence ATGAGCCGCGTCAGCACGACGACCGAGCGCGTCCGGTACACGGCGGGCCGGGTCGCCCGTCACGTCCACTGGGCCCGCACCGAGGGGGTGCGTCGACTCGTCGAGGAGGACCAGCTCAACCCGGTGACCCGCGCCCGCACGGCGTGGGCCAAGCACCAATGGCGCTCGGCGCACGGGGTGCGCCGAGGTGACGCCGTGCCGGTCTACGTCGTGGGCCTGCAGCGGTCGGGGACGAACATGCTGCTGCGCGGACTCGACGAGGCGCCCGAGGTGGAGGTGCGCGGCGAGAACGACCGCACGGTCTTCGAGCGGTTCCGGCTGCGCGGCGACCACGTCCTCCAGCGCACCGTCGCCCGGTCGCGCCACCGCATCGTGCTCGTCAAGCCGCTGTGCGACTCGCAGCGCGTCGACGAGCTGCTCGAGCTGCCCGGCACCCGCCCCGGGCGCGCCGTGTGGCAGTGGCGCGACGCGCACGACCGCGCCCGCTCGGAGGTCAGCAAGTTCGGCACGAGCAACCTCGAGGCCCTGCGGGCCATCGCCGAGGGCCGTGACGAGGGGATGTGGCAGGCGCAGCGGCTGCCCCAGCGCTCCCGCGACCTCGTGCGGTCGTTCGACACGGCATCCATGACGGCCGACACGGCCGCCGTGCTCTTCTGGTGCGTGCGCAACGAGCTCTTCTTCGACCTCGGCCTCGACACGCGGGACGACGTGCTCCTCATGTCGTACGATGACCTCGTGCGCGACCCCGAGGGGCAGATGCGCAGCCTGTGCCGCTTCCTCGACTTCCCGTACCGCGCGTCGCTGCACGCGCACATCGACGCGCGTCAGTCGCACGGTCGCAGCCCGCTGGAGATCGACCCCGCCGTCGACGCGCTCGCCGACGCGCTGACCGCCCGTCTCGTGGCCGCCACCGCGGCGTCGCGCCCCGTGAGCGAGGGCGCGGCATGA
- a CDS encoding glycosyltransferase family 4 protein: MRILHVNKYLYRRGGAEGYMLDVARLQREAGHEVELFGMQHPENPAGLPLADTFPGLVELEPAPEGLRAKAAAAARMLWSTSSRSGLSEAIRRFRPDVVHLHNVYHQLSPSVLHAVRDAGLPSVMTLHDYKLACPSYQMLDHGKPCDACVTGSPVQAARRRCKDGSLTASTLLAVESTLHRATRAYAPVTALVCPSEFLAGVMRQAGVFPERLHVVPHFVAPSDAALPASPGLGFVFGGRLSHEKGVDTLVRAVGLAPDVHLDVAGDGPERAALEALAAQCAPGRVRFHGRIARDELETLMRGSLAGVVPSRWYENQPMTVLESMGAGVPVVATTLGGLPELVRDGVDGWTVPPDDPQALATILQAVAADPAEARRRGAVGRERMLRDFSADVHVERLDELYRECRAVVARTSTTTAVTA, encoded by the coding sequence GTGAGAATCCTGCACGTCAACAAGTACCTCTACCGCCGCGGCGGCGCGGAGGGCTACATGCTCGACGTGGCGCGGCTGCAGCGCGAGGCCGGCCACGAGGTCGAGCTCTTCGGCATGCAGCACCCCGAGAACCCGGCCGGCCTGCCCCTCGCGGACACCTTCCCCGGGCTCGTCGAGCTCGAGCCCGCCCCGGAGGGGCTGCGGGCCAAGGCCGCCGCCGCGGCGCGGATGCTGTGGTCGACCTCGAGCCGGTCGGGCCTGTCCGAGGCCATCCGCCGCTTCCGGCCCGACGTCGTGCACCTGCACAACGTCTACCACCAGCTCTCGCCGTCGGTGCTGCACGCGGTGCGTGACGCGGGGCTCCCGAGCGTCATGACCCTGCACGACTACAAGCTCGCCTGCCCCAGCTACCAGATGCTCGACCACGGCAAGCCGTGCGACGCGTGCGTCACGGGCTCCCCCGTCCAGGCGGCCCGCCGCCGGTGCAAGGACGGCTCGCTCACCGCGAGCACCCTGCTCGCCGTCGAGTCGACGCTGCACCGCGCCACCCGCGCCTACGCCCCTGTCACCGCCCTGGTCTGCCCCAGCGAGTTCCTCGCCGGCGTCATGCGGCAGGCCGGGGTGTTCCCCGAGCGCCTGCACGTCGTCCCGCACTTCGTGGCCCCGTCGGATGCCGCCCTGCCGGCCTCGCCGGGTCTCGGCTTCGTCTTCGGCGGGCGCCTCAGCCACGAGAAGGGCGTCGACACCCTCGTGCGGGCCGTGGGTCTGGCCCCGGACGTGCACCTCGACGTCGCGGGCGACGGACCGGAGCGCGCAGCGCTCGAAGCGCTGGCCGCCCAGTGCGCGCCGGGCCGGGTCCGCTTCCACGGCCGCATCGCCCGCGACGAGCTCGAGACCCTCATGCGCGGCTCGCTGGCCGGTGTCGTGCCGTCCCGCTGGTACGAGAACCAGCCCATGACGGTGCTCGAGTCGATGGGTGCCGGGGTGCCCGTCGTGGCGACGACGCTCGGCGGCCTCCCCGAGCTCGTGCGCGACGGCGTCGACGGGTGGACCGTCCCACCCGACGACCCGCAGGCCCTCGCGACCATCCTGCAGGCGGTCGCGGCCGACCCCGCCGAGGCCCGCCGCCGCGGTGCCGTCGGCCGAGAGCGCATGCTGCGCGACTTCTCCGCCGACGTGCACGTCGAGCGGCTCGACGAGCTCTACCGCGAGTGCCGGGCCGTCGTGGCACGCACCTCGACCACGACGGCGGTGACGGCGTGA
- a CDS encoding sulfotransferase translates to MSALGSAPASDPLGDGHGDPGEAPVRVLYFTGSGRSGTTVINNILGQLPGAFACGELRYLWRRGVVEDHLCACGETFAECPVWSAVMASPGRPGSVAGEPISADEAAGVAARLLNRLASRRVPAMLARRVVGRTPVPPHPDDATVHWLYRSVARHTGGALVVDSSKLPPYGLLLHQLPGVEVLHLHVVRDSRATAFSWQRTKPTLDHAGGDQVMPKLMFWKSSLLWAWWNTLTVALWGRSPGYLRVRYEDFVADPRGVMQTIAEWAGLPADDLPFETPTSVRMAPTHSVAGNPSRHSRGAVEIRSDDEWTRAMPTRDRRLVTAMTAAVLLGFGYSLRAGAVAAVRGGGSSTRERLSGKGVR, encoded by the coding sequence GTGAGCGCGCTCGGTTCGGCACCGGCATCCGACCCCCTCGGCGACGGGCACGGTGACCCGGGCGAGGCTCCGGTGCGCGTGCTGTACTTCACCGGCAGCGGGCGCAGCGGCACGACCGTCATCAACAACATCCTCGGCCAGCTGCCCGGCGCGTTCGCGTGCGGCGAGCTGCGCTACCTCTGGCGACGGGGGGTGGTCGAGGACCACCTCTGCGCGTGCGGCGAGACGTTCGCCGAGTGCCCGGTGTGGAGCGCGGTCATGGCCTCGCCCGGTCGCCCGGGTTCCGTTGCGGGCGAGCCGATCTCGGCCGACGAGGCGGCGGGTGTCGCGGCACGGCTGCTGAACCGGCTCGCCAGCCGACGAGTGCCGGCGATGCTGGCCCGCCGCGTGGTGGGGCGCACCCCCGTTCCACCGCACCCCGACGACGCGACCGTCCACTGGCTCTACCGGTCGGTGGCCCGGCACACCGGCGGCGCGCTCGTCGTCGACAGCAGCAAGCTGCCGCCGTACGGTCTGCTGCTGCACCAGCTGCCCGGTGTCGAGGTGCTGCACCTGCACGTCGTGCGCGACTCCCGTGCCACCGCGTTCTCGTGGCAGCGCACCAAGCCGACACTCGACCACGCCGGCGGCGACCAGGTCATGCCCAAGCTGATGTTCTGGAAGAGCTCGCTGCTCTGGGCCTGGTGGAACACCCTGACGGTCGCGCTGTGGGGCCGCTCCCCCGGCTACCTCCGCGTCCGGTACGAGGACTTCGTCGCCGACCCGAGAGGTGTCATGCAGACCATCGCCGAGTGGGCCGGCCTGCCGGCCGACGACCTCCCCTTCGAGACGCCGACGAGCGTGCGCATGGCGCCGACCCACTCGGTCGCGGGCAACCCGTCGCGCCACTCGCGCGGGGCGGTCGAGATCCGCTCCGACGACGAGTGGACGCGGGCCATGCCCACCCGCGACCGTCGCCTCGTGACGGCGATGACGGCCGCCGTGCTGCTCGGCTTCGGCTACTCCCTGCGCGCCGGGGCCGTCGCCGCCGTGCGCGGCGGTGGCTCGTCGACGCGAGAGCGCCTGAGCGGCAAGGGGGTCCGCTGA
- a CDS encoding sulfotransferase family protein, whose translation MFALVTGTGRCGSTLVHELIARHPQTGFVTNVDDLGVQRTTRRQVDLWRRMPAAVTQKGRARFAPSEAYRVLGREVSPLVVDPAADLREDDLTPWLEERLRRFVRERDERIGLPVFLHKLTGWPRAGLLSAAFPDARFVHVVRDGRAVANSWLQMPWWKGHLGPQGWHFGPLPAELDELWSQHGRTQPVLAGLAWRMLVDAHDDAAAGLGDRWITVRHEDVLRDPRTELTRILQHFGLGWNDEFASGVDRYALHEERTQAYRDDLGGRHVAALEAVMAQQLTRHGYDLSSVAAGT comes from the coding sequence ATGTTCGCCCTCGTCACCGGCACCGGCCGCTGCGGCTCCACCCTCGTGCACGAGCTCATCGCCCGGCACCCGCAGACCGGGTTCGTCACCAACGTCGACGACCTCGGCGTGCAGCGAACGACCCGCCGGCAGGTCGACCTGTGGCGGCGGATGCCGGCCGCGGTGACCCAGAAGGGGCGGGCGCGGTTCGCGCCCTCCGAGGCCTACCGCGTGCTGGGCCGGGAGGTGTCGCCGCTCGTGGTCGACCCCGCCGCCGACCTGCGCGAGGACGACCTCACGCCGTGGCTCGAGGAGCGGCTGCGCCGCTTCGTCCGCGAGCGTGACGAGCGCATCGGCCTGCCCGTGTTCCTGCACAAGCTGACCGGGTGGCCCCGGGCCGGCCTGCTCTCGGCCGCGTTCCCCGACGCCCGTTTCGTCCACGTCGTGCGAGACGGGCGGGCGGTCGCGAACTCGTGGCTGCAGATGCCCTGGTGGAAGGGTCACCTCGGCCCGCAGGGCTGGCACTTCGGACCGTTGCCGGCCGAGCTCGACGAGCTGTGGTCGCAGCACGGCCGCACCCAGCCGGTGCTCGCGGGCCTGGCCTGGCGGATGCTCGTCGACGCCCACGACGACGCCGCCGCGGGCCTCGGTGACCGGTGGATCACCGTGCGGCACGAGGACGTCCTGCGCGACCCGCGCACCGAGCTGACCCGCATCCTGCAGCACTTCGGCCTCGGCTGGAACGACGAGTTCGCCTCGGGCGTGGACAGGTACGCCCTGCACGAGGAGCGCACGCAGGCCTACCGCGACGACCTCGGCGGGCGTCACGTCGCCGCGCTCGAGGCCGTCATGGCGCAGCAGCTGACGCGCCACGGCTACGACCTGTCGTCGGTGGCCGCGGGCACCTGA
- a CDS encoding sulfate adenylyltransferase subunit 1: protein MDILRFATAGSVDDGKSTLIGRLLYDTKTVFQDQIDAVERASKDRGDEHVNLALLTDGLRAEREQGITIDVAYRYFATPNRKFIIADTPGHIQYTRNMVTGASTADLALILVDARKGLVEQSRRHAFLATLLQVPHLVLVVNKMDLVDYSQEVYESIRDEFTQFAAKLRVPDLTVMPVSALAGDNVVSRSDNMPWYDGPSLLHHLENVHVASDRNLIDVRFPVQYVIRPQSDDWHDYRGYAGQVMGGVLKKGDEVMVLPSGFTSRILAVETADGEVDEAFPPMSVTVRLEDEIDVSRGDMICRPHNQPAVAQDIDAMICWMDESSPMRLGGKYAIKHTTRSARTIVKQLQYRLDVNSLHRDEEATALSLNEIGRVRLRTTVPLMADDYTRNRNTGGFVLVDEATNRTVAAGMITTVS, encoded by the coding sequence ATGGACATCCTGAGGTTCGCGACCGCCGGCTCGGTCGACGACGGCAAGAGCACGCTCATCGGGCGCCTGCTGTACGACACCAAGACGGTCTTCCAGGACCAGATCGACGCCGTCGAGCGGGCGAGCAAGGACCGCGGCGACGAGCACGTCAACCTCGCGCTGCTCACCGACGGCCTCCGCGCCGAGCGCGAGCAGGGCATCACGATCGACGTGGCCTACCGCTACTTCGCCACGCCCAACCGCAAGTTCATCATCGCCGACACCCCGGGGCACATCCAGTACACCCGCAACATGGTGACGGGGGCCTCGACGGCCGACCTCGCGCTCATCCTCGTCGACGCCCGCAAGGGTCTCGTCGAGCAGAGCCGCCGGCACGCCTTCCTCGCCACCCTGCTGCAGGTGCCGCACCTCGTGCTCGTCGTCAACAAGATGGACCTCGTCGACTACTCGCAGGAGGTCTACGAGAGCATCCGCGACGAGTTCACCCAGTTCGCGGCCAAGCTGCGCGTCCCCGACCTCACCGTCATGCCCGTCTCGGCGCTCGCCGGCGACAACGTCGTCAGCCGCTCCGACAACATGCCGTGGTACGACGGGCCGAGCCTGCTGCACCACCTCGAGAACGTGCACGTCGCGAGCGACCGCAACCTCATCGACGTCCGCTTCCCGGTGCAGTACGTCATCCGCCCGCAGTCCGACGACTGGCACGACTACCGCGGCTACGCGGGCCAGGTCATGGGCGGCGTGCTCAAGAAGGGCGACGAGGTCATGGTGCTGCCCTCGGGCTTCACCAGCCGCATCCTCGCCGTCGAGACCGCCGACGGCGAGGTCGACGAGGCCTTCCCGCCCATGTCGGTGACGGTGCGCCTCGAGGACGAGATCGACGTCTCGCGCGGCGACATGATCTGCCGCCCGCACAACCAGCCGGCCGTCGCGCAGGACATCGACGCGATGATCTGCTGGATGGACGAGTCGAGCCCGATGCGCCTCGGTGGCAAGTACGCCATCAAGCACACCACCCGCTCGGCGCGCACCATCGTCAAGCAGCTGCAGTACCGCCTCGACGTCAACTCGCTGCACCGCGACGAGGAGGCGACGGCGTTGTCGCTCAACGAGATCGGCCGCGTGCGCCTGCGCACGACGGTGCCGCTCATGGCCGACGACTACACCCGCAACCGCAACACCGGCGGCTTCGTGCTCGTCGACGAGGCCACCAACCGCACCGTCGCCGCGGGCATGATCACCACCGTCAGCTGA
- the cysD gene encoding sulfate adenylyltransferase subunit CysD, with protein sequence MTTSPTHDYQLSQLDVLEAESIFVMREVVAEFERPVLLFSGGKDSIVMLRLAEKAFYPARIPFAVMHVDTGHNFDEVLAFRDQRVAELKVQLIVASVQEAIDAGQVVEPPDGTRNRIQTPVLLDALDKHRFTAIFGGARRDEDKARAKERMYSFRDEFGQWDPKNQRPELWSLYNGRIHAGESIRVFPLSNWTELDIWHYIKREEIELPSIYYAHERDVFERDGMLFAVHEHKQPRPQETVFTEIVRYRTVGDASLTAAVRSQADTVDLVIDEVASTRVTERGATRGDDKFSEAAMEDRKREGYF encoded by the coding sequence GTGACCACATCCCCAACGCACGACTACCAGCTGAGCCAGCTCGACGTGCTCGAGGCGGAGTCCATCTTCGTCATGCGCGAGGTCGTCGCCGAGTTCGAGCGGCCCGTGCTGCTCTTCTCCGGCGGCAAGGACTCCATCGTCATGCTGCGCCTGGCCGAGAAGGCCTTCTACCCGGCGCGCATCCCGTTCGCCGTCATGCACGTCGACACGGGCCACAACTTCGACGAGGTGCTCGCCTTCCGCGACCAGCGCGTCGCCGAGCTCAAGGTGCAGCTCATCGTCGCGAGCGTGCAGGAGGCCATCGACGCCGGCCAGGTCGTCGAGCCGCCCGACGGCACCCGCAACCGCATCCAGACGCCGGTGCTGCTCGACGCCCTCGACAAGCACCGCTTCACCGCCATCTTTGGCGGCGCGCGGCGCGACGAGGACAAGGCGCGGGCCAAGGAGCGCATGTACTCCTTCCGCGACGAGTTCGGCCAGTGGGACCCCAAGAACCAGCGCCCCGAGCTGTGGAGCCTCTACAACGGGCGCATCCACGCGGGGGAGAGCATCCGCGTCTTCCCGCTCTCGAACTGGACCGAGCTCGACATCTGGCACTACATCAAGCGCGAGGAGATCGAGCTGCCCTCGATCTACTACGCCCACGAGCGCGACGTCTTCGAGCGCGACGGCATGCTGTTCGCCGTGCACGAGCACAAGCAGCCGCGCCCGCAGGAGACGGTCTTCACCGAGATCGTGCGCTACCGCACCGTCGGCGACGCGAGCCTCACCGCCGCGGTGCGCTCGCAGGCCGACACGGTCGACCTCGTCATCGACGAGGTCGCCTCCACCCGCGTGACCGAGCGGGGCGCCACCCGCGGAGACGACAAGTTCAGCGAGGCGGCCATGGAAGACCGCAAGCGTGAGGGGTACTTCTAA
- a CDS encoding 3'(2'),5'-bisphosphate nucleotidase CysQ: MDDSMDDHDVARTLAEGAGQVLLRLRTRLDDPASLKAEGDRGAHEYLVRELARLRPDDAVLSEEGKDDPVRLTADRVWIVDPLDGTREYSEKPRDDWAVHVALWERGELVAGAVARPARGRSFTTGEPAPVPDAGEGPLRLAVSRSRPPAFVNSLAERLGAELVPMGSAGIKATALLDGVVDAYVHAGGQYEWDSAAPVAVALASGLHASRIDGSPLRYNQPDPLLPDLLICRPQHAGLLLDTVSSLIHEDATP, encoded by the coding sequence ATGGACGACAGCATGGACGACCACGACGTCGCTCGGACGTTGGCCGAGGGTGCGGGGCAGGTGTTGCTGCGCCTGCGCACCCGGCTCGACGACCCGGCATCCCTGAAGGCGGAGGGTGACCGCGGCGCGCACGAGTACCTCGTGCGCGAGCTGGCGCGGCTGCGCCCCGACGACGCGGTGCTCAGCGAGGAGGGCAAGGACGACCCCGTCCGGCTGACGGCCGACCGCGTGTGGATCGTCGACCCGCTCGACGGCACCCGTGAGTACTCCGAGAAGCCCCGCGACGACTGGGCGGTGCACGTCGCCCTCTGGGAGCGCGGCGAGCTCGTGGCCGGCGCCGTGGCGCGACCCGCACGGGGGCGCAGCTTCACGACGGGTGAGCCCGCGCCGGTACCGGATGCCGGGGAGGGCCCCCTGCGCCTGGCGGTGAGCCGTTCGCGGCCGCCCGCCTTCGTCAACAGCCTGGCCGAGAGGCTCGGCGCCGAGCTCGTGCCGATGGGCTCGGCCGGCATCAAGGCGACCGCCCTGCTCGACGGCGTCGTCGACGCCTACGTGCACGCCGGTGGCCAGTACGAGTGGGACTCCGCCGCGCCCGTCGCCGTCGCGCTCGCCTCCGGCCTGCACGCGAGCCGCATCGACGGCTCCCCCCTGCGGTACAACCAGCCCGACCCGCTGTTGCCCGACCTGCTCATCTGTCGGCCCCAGCACGCCGGGCTGCTGCTCGACACCGTCTCATCCCTGATCCACGAGGACGCCACACCGTGA
- a CDS encoding DUF1972 domain-containing protein, with protein MLGESTIDDGLLSIAMLGTRGVPARYGGFETAVEEVGKRLAARGHRVRVYCREGNVEEEMTSYLGMELVTLPTLKKRTLDTLAHTGVSTMHLLGHRTDVAFVFNAANAPFLPVLRAARIPVATHVDGLEWKRAKWGPAGQKYYRRAEEASVRLSDALIADAQGIADYYDREFGAETELIAYGAPILENIGHDRLAEMDVRPGEYHLVVARFEPENHVDVIVDGYVRSSAQKPLVVVGSAPYADEYIAKVQAMAGDDPRVRLVGGVYDQELLDQLYGNAATYLHGHSVGGTNPSLLRAIGAGTATIAYDVDFNREVLQHHGRYFATAADLPEILADAEFFDDLTAYRGARLRQRAHDYDWDRVADEYEALARKLAVRATPGPQRGRRRRDGGSRTATVAAPASVASVPDPAVAPVAAVAPAVMVNAPVVGVDASEPALYLDRELAELETDLSASSESPDRADGDAVALDANVGER; from the coding sequence ATGCTGGGGGAAAGCACGATCGACGACGGCCTGCTCTCGATCGCGATGCTCGGCACGCGCGGCGTGCCGGCACGCTACGGGGGCTTCGAGACCGCGGTCGAGGAGGTGGGCAAGCGGCTCGCCGCCCGCGGCCACCGCGTCCGGGTCTACTGCCGCGAGGGCAACGTCGAGGAGGAGATGACCTCCTACCTCGGCATGGAGCTCGTCACCCTGCCGACGCTGAAGAAGCGCACGCTCGACACGCTCGCGCACACCGGCGTCTCGACGATGCACCTGCTCGGTCACCGCACCGACGTCGCCTTCGTCTTCAACGCGGCCAACGCGCCGTTCCTGCCGGTGCTGCGCGCCGCCCGCATCCCGGTCGCGACGCACGTCGACGGCCTCGAGTGGAAGCGCGCCAAGTGGGGCCCGGCCGGCCAGAAGTACTACCGCCGTGCCGAGGAGGCGAGCGTGCGCCTGTCGGACGCCCTCATCGCCGACGCCCAGGGCATCGCCGACTACTACGACCGCGAGTTCGGCGCCGAGACCGAGCTCATCGCCTACGGCGCGCCCATCCTCGAGAACATCGGCCACGACCGGCTCGCCGAGATGGACGTCCGCCCCGGCGAGTACCACCTCGTCGTCGCCCGCTTCGAGCCGGAGAACCACGTCGACGTCATCGTCGACGGCTACGTGCGCAGCTCGGCGCAGAAGCCGCTCGTCGTCGTCGGGTCGGCCCCGTACGCCGACGAGTACATCGCCAAGGTGCAGGCCATGGCCGGCGACGACCCCCGGGTGCGCCTCGTCGGCGGCGTCTACGACCAGGAGCTGCTCGACCAGCTCTACGGCAACGCGGCGACCTACCTGCACGGCCACTCGGTGGGCGGCACCAACCCGTCGCTGCTGCGCGCCATCGGCGCCGGCACGGCGACCATCGCCTACGACGTCGACTTCAACCGCGAGGTGCTGCAGCACCACGGTCGCTACTTCGCCACGGCGGCCGACCTGCCGGAGATCCTCGCCGACGCCGAGTTCTTCGACGACCTCACCGCCTACCGCGGCGCCCGTCTGCGCCAGCGCGCCCACGACTACGACTGGGACCGCGTCGCCGACGAGTACGAGGCCCTCGCCCGCAAGCTCGCCGTTCGCGCCACGCCCGGCCCGCAGCGCGGCCGTCGCCGTCGTGACGGCGGCAGCCGCACCGCGACCGTGGCCGCGCCCGCCTCGGTGGCGTCGGTGCCCGACCCGGCGGTCGCGCCCGTCGCCGCCGTCGCGCCCGCCGTCATGGTCAACGCCCCGGTCGTCGGGGTCGATGCCTCGGAGCCCGCTCTATACCTGGACCGCGAGCTCGCCGAGCTCGAGACGGACCTGTCCGCCAGCAGCGAGTCTCCCGACCGTGCAGACGGCGACGCCGTCGCCCTCGACGCCAACGTCGGCGAGCGCTGA